The genomic DNA TTCAATGGACTTATTCGGAATTCCTATAGCCATTGGCAAAAGTCCTAAAATTGTTGTTATAGTTGTAATAAGAACAGGTCTCATTCGAGCGGTACATGCTCCAATAACTGCTTCACGAATAGATTTCCCTTGCTCTCTTAATTGGTTCATAAATTCCAGAAGTATTATGCAGTCATTAACAGTAAGGCCTGCCAATCCTACTACAGCGAGAAAGCTGCCGATGGTAAAAATAGATCTTGTAAAAAACATTCCGTATATTATGCCCATGATTGAAAATCCAACTGCTGAAAGTATAATAAAAGGCTGTATATAATCTCCAAATTGGGAAGCTAAAACAAGATAGATGCAAAGCAAAGCAATAAAAAACGCAGCAGTCAAAGAGGCATAAGCTCTACCTGTAGCTGCAAATTCTCCTTCAAAGTTTAATGTAACTCCAGGGAATTCATGCATAATAGTTGCAAAATATTGTTTCGCAAGATACTGGACTCTGCTTGACGTAAGGTTTGAACCATCTTTGATATTAGCTGAAATTATTAATGATGGCTTACCATTATATCTTGCCTTTGAATCAGGCTCCATTACATAATTCATGCGAACAAGATCCCTAAAAAGTATAGGGGAAGCGCTATGCTCTATGACAGGAACATCAAGAATGTCTCGTGGATCAGACAGTCCAACTCCCTTAACATTAAATTCATCATCTTTTCTTGCGAGTCTTACCATAAGATTAATTTCTTCTTCGCCTGTGCGGAATTCTCCAGCTTTTTGGCCGCCTAATGCTCCTACTACCATTCCAGTTACAATTCCAGGATTAAGACCGTATTCATAGGCTTTTTCTTGTTTTGGAGTGTATTTTATTACTTTTTGAAGTTCAGGACGGTTGTCTCCTAAATCTGTAAGATCCTTCATTTCTGGTTCGGTTTTTAAAAAATCTGATAATTTATTAAGAACCATCAATTGAGTTTGAAGATCACTTCCTACGATTCTTATGCTTACAGGTTTTCCAGCAGGAGGGCCTGTATTTTCTGGGAATACTTTAATTTTAGGTTTAAGCCCAAGACCTGTAGGAGATGAAGGGTCAAAGTCAGCATAAGTTTTATCAATATGTTCATTTAGTTTTTTTCTAATATATTCTATATGCTGCATTGCATCATTATCAGGATTTTCAGGAAAGTCTCTTTTTCCTAAAGGAGGAATAGTAACAATAAGTTGGCCGTAGTGTGAACCACTAAGCCATTGACGGTCCTCGTCTTCAAAAAAACCGGCAGAGCCTGAAGCAGTTTCAGCCTGTTTTTTTCCTAAAGACATAATATATGTTGCTAAATCTTTAACGACTTCATCTGTTTTTTCAATGGACGTTCCGTTTGGAAGATCCATTGTAACATGGTATTTCATATAGTTGCTTGGAAAAAATTTTATTTTCATAAGGGGAACAGCTCCTGATACGGAGAGACCTAAAATCAAGAGAGCACAAATAAAAAGACCTGCAGTAACTCCTATGCTGATAAGCTTATGGTCAAGCAAAATATTTAAAGCTTTACTATAGGAACCCCAAATTTTTCCAAATATTCCTGTTGAAATATGAGCATTTTCTTCTGCGGCAATATTTGTATGGATGCCTGTCGCTTCTTTTGCCCCCCAATCTAAAACATGGAGAGGAACCATAATTAATGATTCAAACAGGGAAGCCAATAACGCATAAGTAACTGCTTTTGGTATAACACTAAAAAAATCTCCAAGGGCTCCGGTCATTATAAGCATTGGAATAAAAGCTAAGATAGTGGTAAGTGCTGAGCTTATAACTGGAAGCATAACTTCCGATGTTCCATCAATAATAGCTATTTTAAGAGGTTTTCCAAGTTGTTGATGCCTGTAAATATTTTCAACAACAACAATAGCATCATCAACTATTATACCGCTTACAAGCACAAATGCGAAAAGATTGATAGTATTTATGGAAAGGCCGGTCATCTTCATGATAATAAATGTGCATAAAAAGGAAAAAGGAATTCCTATAGCTGTAATCATGGCATTTCTAAAACCAAGAGTCATCCATAAAATAAGAGTAACCAAAACCATACCCATAATAAGGTTATCCCTTAGAACATTGATGGAAGTTCGTATTTCTATTGTAGAGTCATTAGTATATGTAATTACTATTCCATCTTCTTTATGAGCCTCGGCAAATTCATCAGCTACGGTTTTTACTTTTTCAGCTATATCAATGGCATTAGCTGTTTCAGCTTTTAAAACTCTTAAACTTATTGTAGGCTCTCCGTTTATTGACGATATGCTGCTTGGATCTCTGTGGCTTACATGAGCAGATGTAACAAGGTCTCTAACCCTTAGGAAATCAGACTCACCGACTTTTCTGACAATTACATTTAAAACTTCTTCTTGTTTAGAAAATTTATTGCCAGCATCAAGCATATATTCTGATGGTCCCTGTTTAAATCTTCCAGTAGGTATTTTTGTGTTAGCCGCTCTAATGGCTGAAGCCACTTGATTAAATGTAATGCCAAACTCCCTTAATTTATCTGGGTTTAATGAAACATGAAATTCTTTTTGAAATTCTCCAGATAAATCAGCATTCTGAACTCCTGGTATGGATAAAATTTGGGCTTTTAGCTCGTCAGCAAGGAGTTTTTGAGTCTGTTTAGGAATATTTCCTTGAATATTTACTGTAATTACAGAAATCCAGTAATTAGTGGTCATATAATAAAATGAAGGGTCTAATGTTTCAGGGGGCAGCTCTTTTTTTACATTTAAAACTTTAAATCTTAATTCATCATAAAGCATTCTGTAGTCTGAGTCATCTATAAATTTAACATGGACAATGGAATAATTACGTATTGATTTTGAATGAATAAATTCGATATCTTCAAGACCTTCTACAGCTTTTTCAATTTTTACAGTAACAAGATTTTCAACGTCGTCAGCGGAGGCTCCATAATATAAAGTGCTTATGATTACATCTCCTGTATCTGCTGGTGGCAGAAGTTCTACAGGGCTGCTCAAAACCGCAAAAATTCCAAAAAGAACAAGAAGCACAAAAACAACATTAATAAATACAGTTTGCTTTAATGAGAATTTAACTATAGAGCGAGTCAAGCTAAATGGTAGAAGGGCATCATCAACATTTTGAACAGAAAGTTTATGTTCTTGGCGTTTATTATCATTATATGCGGTTTCTGTTTCTGAATAAGCGCTTTTATTTTTTTCATCGATTGGTTTTTTTTCAAATATTATTTTTTGAATAGGAAGACTTTTTGCGGGATTCCAATTTGGATCATTAATCGATCGATTTAATATTCTTATATTATTTATAATAGCACTTTTAGCCGCTATATTTAGGGCTTTTTCAAAAGAAAGAGCCTCTTCATATAAAGCGATAGCTTCATCAAGCAAACCATGCTCGGAATATGCTTCAGCTTCTTGAATTATTGCTGATATATCTTTTTTTTCATTTTTTGGGATATTGTTCATTACGCAAATCTCATTAATTAATTGTGAGTATTTGTAAAATAACTGATTATAATCTACATATAAATATTTGACATATATGATGTAACCTGAAAATTAATAAGCATCCAAATACTATTTATATAGTCTATTATCAAGTTTTTTATTAAAATAAGCTTAAACTATTCAAGTTTTCTACTATAGATTCAAAGTAAAAATACGCCAGCAAAACCTTTATTCATTTTAAATTTGCATCGTCTATGAGAATATATATTTTTAACAGGAAATGTAAGTCTTTTATATTTTTTCCCAGATAATTCATTCAAGTCCAAGAGATACAACCGCCCATTTATGAGGTGAAAATGTCGGAGCAACTATTTTTTTGTTAATGCATAAGCTATAGTCCCTCCAAGCACACCACCAGCATGACAAGCTCCGATAGGAGTTCCTAAAAAATTGATATGAACAAAATCGAAAACCATATTTCCTAAAAATGTTTCATAGCATGATTTAATAAGCACTAATAAATATATGATTAATCCTTCTTTTTTTGATTCTTTGTTTTCCATCAGCTTGAGGCCAACAACAGCCATTAGTCCATGGTCAATTCCTGAAAGACCACATAATCCTATGTAATAAACATCTGGAGATGCGGCTAATGCAGCTAAAAGACTAAAGCAACTGGAGCTTAAAATATATAAAAATTTTTTTGAGGTATTTTCGAATAAGTATAAATAGAAAATAAAAAATGCGGATACATCAAGGATAAAATGATAAAAGCTTACATGAACAAAAGGAAAGGTAAAAAGTCTCCATATTTCGCCTTTTAATACGGCATCAAAATCGAATATTAAAGATAAACTGAAACTAAACCCAATAAGATGAAGATTAGCCGAAATAATTAAGACTATCAAAAAAAGTAGATCTATTTTAACTTTATTTTTTATAATTCTAATCATTATAATGGTTTTTTTGTCAAGCCTGTATAAACTATTATATTCTAAAAAAAGAATATATAAATAATTAAATCTTTATACTATTGAATAATTTTAGCCTTAGCCATAGTTTGATTGTATCAATATATTCCAAATTGATAATATATAAAAGTGTATCAATTTACAGATTAAACAATAGTATAAATACTGAAACACCGGCGACCATAACTAATAAAGTAGATATAAAACCGAACTTAAGATATTCCCAAAAGTTAAGTGTGTAATAGGCTTTAGCTCTTTCTGCAACAATAATATTCGCAACAGATCCTATAAGAGTAAAGTTTCCAGCGATTGTTGTTGTAAATGCCAGAAGGAGCCATCCAATTTCATAGGTTTTGTATTGGGCGAGATATTGTCCGGTAAGCATAACCATTGGAACATTAGATACAATTTGGGAGCCTATTGTCATAAATATTGAAAAATAAGTTATTCCTCCAATTGTGCTTAAATCAATGTATGGGGAAATGAATGTCCAGCTTTGATCAATAATTCCTGTTTTTGCGACGGCTTTTACAACTATAAACAATGAAGAGAAAAAAATTAGCAAAGACCAATCTACCTTTTTAAAAGAATCAGTTGGATCTTTTCTCTCGTATAAAATAAGGAGTATGCATCCAAAAAGAGATGTATATCCCATATGAAAGCCTGCAAAAAAGCCCAAAATAACCAATAATAAAATCATAACAGTAAAGATAAAAGTTTTAGGATTGATAATATCGTTTTCTTTTTTTAAAGCTATTTGATAATTTTTAGGTAAATCTTTGCGATAATATAACCAGAGTAAAAAAATGTTAATTATAAGACCAACGATGGCTGCTGGCCCTGAATACATAAGGAATTTAATGAAAGGAAATCCGCTTAGGCTTCCGATAATCATGTTTTGAGGGTTTCCAACAAGGGTTGCAGAACTTCCAATATTTGCCGAAGTAGCGAGGCCAATTAAATATGGCCCAATAGGAATTTTTGCTTTAACGCAAATTGAGACTACGACTGGGGTCATAAAAAGACAGACTGTATCATTGACAAGAAAAGCGGAAAGAACAGCAGAAAAGATTGATATAGTTATAAGAAGTGTCATAGGAGTTTTACATAAAGTTATAGCGAAATAAGACATCCGTTCGAAAAATCCGGCATTTTCAAGATATACAGTTAGAAGCATAGTTGAAAAAAGAAGAATTATTGTGTCATGATTGATCGCTTGATAACTTTCATCTGGAGAAAGCGCTCCAATAACAATCATAAGAACAGCGCCAAGCATAGCTCCAGCTGGCCGGCCTATTGGTAATATTGACAATTTACGACCAGCAATTAGCACATACGTAAGTGTAAAGATAAAAACAATTAAAATTGATTTCAATTAAATTTATTCCTTAGCCAATATAAATAAATTATTTAAAATTTAATAAGAAGCGCCGATAATAGGATAAAAAAGAAAAAAAGTAAAGGAGGATATTATTATGCTCATTAAAGCTATAAATTCATTGCAGCTAAACTATAAAGGAAAAAAAACAGAGAATAAACCCATCAGCGTAGTTACGCCAATGAATTTAACTTCGGCAGAACAAAATATGATGGATATAATAACGATATCTCCTCAAATGCAGGAAAAAATCGACTTTTTTAAAAATGGTTTAGAATCGATGGAAACGGCCATAGAAAAGTCAAATCAGCAGATTAGATCTATGGCTCGTGAAAGATTAAATCAAATTCGTGAATATCTTTCAATTATTACTCATTTTATGCCGGCTGATAAAAGGGAAGCAGCCCATGAAGCTGCAAGAATGAGCAAAGAAATAAGAAGTTTAACTCGTGACTTTATTGATACCTATAGTTATGGAGAAGATAGCACATTTGACGATATTGTTAAGACTGAAATTGAATCTTTTGTTTCGGATGTAAAAAATGTTTTTAAACAGGCTAAAAATATAATTACAAATTATCTTATACGGCGAAAAAAAAAGGGCGATGATGAAGAAATATATTTGAAGCGTGAAATATCAGCTACCGAAGATATGTTTAGAACTTTAAATTTTTAAACTGCTATGGAAATTATTTAGGGAAAAACTTTAATTTAAGTTTTTCCCTTTGTTTAAAATTTATAATACTTTTACGTGGCTGTAACTGTAATTTTTCTTGCGGCAGCTTTTTCAACTTTAGGCAAAGTAAGTGTTAAAATTCCATCGTTTAGTTTAGCGTCAATTTTAGATTGTTCAATTACTTCCGATAACGTAAACTTCCTATAATATCTTCCAGTTCTGTATTCACTGTAAATTAAAGTTTCATCCTCTTTAGCTTGGGATTTAACGTCAGCACTAATAGTAAGAATATTATCCTTTAAATCTATATCAAGATCATTTCCTTTTACTCCAGGAATATCAGCGAGCATAATAATGTCTTTTTCTGTTTCATATATATCTACATCTGGAATAAATGATCTTCCACTTTTTGTTTGTTCTGGAATAGTTGGAACTTCTTTTTTTTCTTTTACTTGAATATCTTTTGTATCATGGTGACTCATTTATTTTCCCTCCTTTCCAAAGAGTTATTTAATGCTAATTTGTCTTGGTTTAACAGCTTCCGTTTTAGGAAGAATTATTGTTAATATGCCATCTTTAAGAATTGCTTCAACTTTAGCAGTATCAACTTCATTGGGTAATGTAAAAATTCTGTTAAATTTGCCTCCTTCTCTTTCTTTTCGATGATATCTAGCATTTTCTATTTTAATTTTTCTTTCGCCTGCTATTGCGACATTTTTGCCTGTTACTGTAATATCAATATCTTCATTTTTAACTCCAGGAATCTCGGCTTTTACCGTATAATTATTTTTATCTTCACTAATATTTATTAACGGATAAACGCCTGCCGTTTTTTGAGCAAGTTCTCTCCAAGATTCCCATGGAAAAGTTGCCCAATCAATATCAAATAATCTATTCAGTATCATACTCATCCTCCTTCTTTTATTTGCGTATCCTTTAAGTAAAGGAGCCATTATTCGTGACTCCTTTTTAATTTAGTTTTCATTCGGTTTTTATTTCTATCTTTTTAAAAGTGCCTTCTTTTGTTTTTTTCAGATCAATCTTTAGAATACCCTTTTTATATGAAGCGCTAACATCTTTTTCATCAACTTCTGCTGGAAGTTCAATTGTTCTTGCAAAGCTTCCGTAGGATAATTCAACTCTATGATAATTTTCCCCTTTATCTTCTTTTTCCTGTTTTCTTACGCCTTTTATAGTAAGATTGCGGCCGTCTAACAATATTTCAATATCATCTTTTTCCATTCCTGGAATTTCAGCTTTTACTGTAATTTCTTTTTTCCCTTCAATCACATCTATGGCAGGATGAATTCCAGAGCCGGACAATAATTCCCGCGCTCTTTCAGGAAAATCCCATTTAAAAAAACTATCAAAAAGATTGTTAAGCTCATTTTTAAAACGGGCTATTTCATTTTTTTCATTTTCTTGTTTTTTACAAGGTACTAAATTAAACATAGTATACACCTCCTTCGGCTAATTTAACTTATATTAAATATAATATCAATTAGTTATACCATATTTTTGTAATTAAAAGTTAATCATGGGAATTAATATGTCAAGGTAAGAAATAAAAATTTTTTAAATATTAGATGAAATGTATTTC from Desulfobacterales bacterium includes the following:
- a CDS encoding efflux RND transporter permease subunit; protein product: MNNIPKNEKKDISAIIQEAEAYSEHGLLDEAIALYEEALSFEKALNIAAKSAIINNIRILNRSINDPNWNPAKSLPIQKIIFEKKPIDEKNKSAYSETETAYNDNKRQEHKLSVQNVDDALLPFSLTRSIVKFSLKQTVFINVVFVLLVLFGIFAVLSSPVELLPPADTGDVIISTLYYGASADDVENLVTVKIEKAVEGLEDIEFIHSKSIRNYSIVHVKFIDDSDYRMLYDELRFKVLNVKKELPPETLDPSFYYMTTNYWISVITVNIQGNIPKQTQKLLADELKAQILSIPGVQNADLSGEFQKEFHVSLNPDKLREFGITFNQVASAIRAANTKIPTGRFKQGPSEYMLDAGNKFSKQEEVLNVIVRKVGESDFLRVRDLVTSAHVSHRDPSSISSINGEPTISLRVLKAETANAIDIAEKVKTVADEFAEAHKEDGIVITYTNDSTIEIRTSINVLRDNLIMGMVLVTLILWMTLGFRNAMITAIGIPFSFLCTFIIMKMTGLSINTINLFAFVLVSGIIVDDAIVVVENIYRHQQLGKPLKIAIIDGTSEVMLPVISSALTTILAFIPMLIMTGALGDFFSVIPKAVTYALLASLFESLIMVPLHVLDWGAKEATGIHTNIAAEENAHISTGIFGKIWGSYSKALNILLDHKLISIGVTAGLFICALLILGLSVSGAVPLMKIKFFPSNYMKYHVTMDLPNGTSIEKTDEVVKDLATYIMSLGKKQAETASGSAGFFEDEDRQWLSGSHYGQLIVTIPPLGKRDFPENPDNDAMQHIEYIRKKLNEHIDKTYADFDPSSPTGLGLKPKIKVFPENTGPPAGKPVSIRIVGSDLQTQLMVLNKLSDFLKTEPEMKDLTDLGDNRPELQKVIKYTPKQEKAYEYGLNPGIVTGMVVGALGGQKAGEFRTGEEEINLMVRLARKDDEFNVKGVGLSDPRDILDVPVIEHSASPILFRDLVRMNYVMEPDSKARYNGKPSLIISANIKDGSNLTSSRVQYLAKQYFATIMHEFPGVTLNFEGEFAATGRAYASLTAAFFIALLCIYLVLASQFGDYIQPFIILSAVGFSIMGIIYGMFFTRSIFTIGSFLAVVGLAGLTVNDCIILLEFMNQLREQGKSIREAVIGACTARMRPVLITTITTILGLLPMAIGIPNKSIEWSPMATAFVTGSAAATMMTILIVPVLYEITAKSKDYLSSKATIFNFPKFLSMRQLIKIKNFKKK
- the rrtA gene encoding rhombosortase, giving the protein MIRIIKNKVKIDLLFLIVLIISANLHLIGFSFSLSLIFDFDAVLKGEIWRLFTFPFVHVSFYHFILDVSAFFIFYLYLFENTSKKFLYILSSSCFSLLAALAASPDVYYIGLCGLSGIDHGLMAVVGLKLMENKESKKEGLIIYLLVLIKSCYETFLGNMVFDFVHINFLGTPIGACHAGGVLGGTIAYALTKK
- a CDS encoding anion transporter, whose translation is MKSILIVFIFTLTYVLIAGRKLSILPIGRPAGAMLGAVLMIVIGALSPDESYQAINHDTIILLFSTMLLTVYLENAGFFERMSYFAITLCKTPMTLLITISIFSAVLSAFLVNDTVCLFMTPVVVSICVKAKIPIGPYLIGLATSANIGSSATLVGNPQNMIIGSLSGFPFIKFLMYSGPAAIVGLIINIFLLWLYYRKDLPKNYQIALKKENDIINPKTFIFTVMILLLVILGFFAGFHMGYTSLFGCILLILYERKDPTDSFKKVDWSLLIFFSSLFIVVKAVAKTGIIDQSWTFISPYIDLSTIGGITYFSIFMTIGSQIVSNVPMVMLTGQYLAQYKTYEIGWLLLAFTTTIAGNFTLIGSVANIIVAERAKAYYTLNFWEYLKFGFISTLLVMVAGVSVFILLFNL
- a CDS encoding Hsp20/alpha crystallin family protein, which produces MSHHDTKDIQVKEKKEVPTIPEQTKSGRSFIPDVDIYETEKDIIMLADIPGVKGNDLDIDLKDNILTISADVKSQAKEDETLIYSEYRTGRYYRKFTLSEVIEQSKIDAKLNDGILTLTLPKVEKAAARKITVTAT
- a CDS encoding Hsp20/alpha crystallin family protein → MILNRLFDIDWATFPWESWRELAQKTAGVYPLINISEDKNNYTVKAEIPGVKNEDIDITVTGKNVAIAGERKIKIENARYHRKEREGGKFNRIFTLPNEVDTAKVEAILKDGILTIILPKTEAVKPRQISIK
- a CDS encoding Hsp20/alpha crystallin family protein, translated to MFNLVPCKKQENEKNEIARFKNELNNLFDSFFKWDFPERARELLSGSGIHPAIDVIEGKKEITVKAEIPGMEKDDIEILLDGRNLTIKGVRKQEKEDKGENYHRVELSYGSFARTIELPAEVDEKDVSASYKKGILKIDLKKTKEGTFKKIEIKTE